The sequence GGGTTCAGAACGTGACTGCACCATAGTGGCCTAGCGTAGGTAGCTCTCGGGGACCGAAAATTCTGATCGCCCCGTTTGCACCCGCAGGTTTTGGCAGCGAATTAACTCATTTACCGTGAGCACCTGCCGGCCTTCGAGGGGGGGCACCGCCTCAATGGCACGAATCAGGGCCTCGGCTGCCTGTGCCTGGTCGTAGCCCCGCCGCTGGGCTACCTGCACCGCCTTATCGTCGGCGGCAATATCAATTTGGGGGCCAGTCACTCCGCGCCAAATTTGCCAACCGGCCAGCGCCGCAACCCCGGCAGCGGCAAGCACCCCAACGGCATCTCCTTGGGCCAGTTCCACCACACCTCCGGCCAGCCCGGCCCCAGCCAGCGCCTGATACCAGTTGGGCTTAAGCACATTGGCCAGGGTAACCCAGCACACGGTGCGCAAAAACAGCAGGTCGCGTTCGGCAACCGATAGCTGATGCCAGCGATCGAGGTTAATTGACACGGCGTGGGTTTGTTGCCACGGGCGCGGAAACTCAGCCTTGATCACGTCTAGCTGGCGCTCGTTGAGCATGAGCTTAGTCTTCATCCGGGCTGTAGCGGGCATCAGCTCGCGCAGGCGACCTATTTCTGCGTTGGGGTTAACCACGGCCATGTCGTCCCAAAAATCACCCCTAAGCCTACCACTTCTAACCGCTAGACGGTAGAGATGATGGGGCATAGCCCCCGCTCAACGCAGACCGAGCCAGCTAAAAAACGTCTGGCCTGTGACTAGCTCTAGCAGCAGCAGCGCCACAAAGCCGACCATAGCAAACCGCCCGTTGATGCGCTCGGCGTAGCGAGTCCAGCCAAAGCCGGGGGTAGGCTCTGGCGGTACCCCAGAGCCCTCGGGGTTGGGGGGAGCTGAATTGGCAGAATCTTGGACCATGGGAACGGAGGCTCCTTGAGTACTGTGCAGGAGGATTCTATCCCAAGTTACCCAGGCGAAAAAATCGCCCTAGACAACGGGAGCGTGCCTGGCAGTTAGAAAACGATGGCTGTAACCAGTCTATTTGAGCCGTTTCTCTAAGAAACTCTCAAACGTTTGAATGAGTTTGGCATCAGTTTGTGCTCAGGTATGACTCTCCTAAATTGGGGGATCATCTCTTACTTTTGAGCGACTTCACTTTGAGGAGCGATCCCTTAACTTGAGTTCAGGACGTGTGAAGTCTAGCCTTTTGTCCTGTTTTCCATTGATCCTAGGCAACTGCTATTTTCTTAACCCAACTTTTTAGCTTTAAGAAAAGTCTGGCAGAAGTTTAGAGGTGGACAAAAACAAGCTAACTCACAATCCAAGGCTTTTCTGTCGACCGACAGACATTCACGAGTCTTAAATAGCTACTCAATTTGGAGGTAACGTATGAACCGACTATCTATAGGAACAATTTCAGCGCTTTTTCTGGCTGGTGCCGTTTCGCCTGCTGCATTTGCCAATGTAGGTGAGAGCGTCCAGTCTCAGAGCCAAACCGTTAGCCAGGTGCCGGGCCAACCTCGTACCCCAGCCCAGACTCCGACGCCTGGTCAGGGGTCGGGGCAAACCTTGCCTGGGCAAACGCCGGGACAAGGTCCGGGACAGTTTCCCCCTAGCCAAAACCAAGCGCCAGGGCAAACTCCTGGTCAAATGCAAACGCCTAACCAACCCCAAACACCAGGCCAGGTTCAGGTTCCCCAGCAGCAACCTTCCGGTCAGGGTTCCGGCTTAACTCTTCCCGGCCAAACCCCTGGGCAAGGCCCTGGTCAGTTTCCCCCTAGCCAGAACCAAACCCCTGGTCAGATGCAACAGACCCCTGGTCAGATGCAGCAGAATCCTGGTCAGCCTCAAGTGCCCCAGCAGCAACCTTCCGGTCAGGGTTCTGGCTTAACTCTTCCCGGCCAAACCCCTGGGCAAGGCCCTGGTCAGTTTCCCCCTAGCCAGAACCAAACTCCTGGCCAAATGCAGCAGACTCCTAGTACTGAGTTTCGGGGCATGGGCACCGGTGCAGCAGGTATGACTACTGAAAACGTTAGCCCGTTTCAACTAGCCTACATGGCTATTCGAGGCGACCTAGATGGCCAAGGCATGAATGGTCCTAACCACATGCTTCAGGACTTGCGCCGGGGTAATGCGCGGGGTCAAGATATTGTTGAGGCCGCTGCCAACCAGGGCCTTATCAATAGTACCAAGATCGAAGACAGCGGTTATGTCAACCAAGTCAACCAAGTCTTGCGGATGAGAACCCGCGACTTCAGAAGCAACTAAGCTCTTTGTAGCGATGGTTGATACCAACGTCAATCGTTGATGAATCTAATCCCCTGCTTGTAGTCGATGTTGATCGAGGTATGAGCGGGGGATTAACTGTTTTGTATTCGAGCGCGTGGCTGTGTCACCGAACGATCAGAATATTATGGGCTAAGTCATAGCGAATCCGACTTTGTGCCGGTAGAATAGTTAGACCCGATACATTTATCTGATCTGCGCCAGGGCCGGACAGTTTTCTGGTGGTCATTCTCTAGAAACGGCTCTACCGTCGATTCAGCACCCTTTACCGTCTACTCCGTGGAAGATTATTATGAGCAATCCGCCCAGCCCCGATCGCATTTTGATCTTCGATACTACCCTGCGCGACGGTGAGCAGTCGCCGGGGGCTACCCTCAATGTCGAAGAGAAGTTGGTGATCGCCAAGCAGCTGGCGCGACTAGGGGTTGACATCATCGAAGCTGGGTTCCCCTTTGCTAGCCCCGGTGACTTTGAAGCGGTGCAAAAAATTGCGCGGGAGGTGGGCACCGACACTGGCCCTACCATCTGCGGCCTGGCCCGTGCCACCAAGGGCGACATCGAGCGGGCGGGTGAGGCGATCAAGCCCGCTGCCAAGGGCCGAATTCATACCTTTTTGGCCACCTCCGATATTCACATGCAGTACAAACTGCGCAAGAGCCGGGAGGAAGTGCTAGCGATCGCCCCGGAGATGGTGGCCTACGCCAAGACCTTCACTGACGATGTCGAGTTTTCGCCCGAAGATGCGGGCCGCTCTGACCCCGAGTTTCTCTATCAGGTGCTGGAGGCGGCGATCGCGGCTGGAGCCACCACCGTCAACATTCCCGACACCGTGGGCTATCTGACCCCGAGCGAGTTTGGCGGCCTGATTCGCGGCATTAAAGCCAACGTGCCCAACATTGACCAGGCGGTGATCTCCGTCCACGGCCACAATGACCTGGGCCTGGCGGTAGCCAACTTTCTCGAAGCGGTAAAGGCTGGGGCGCGCCAGCTCGAATGCACTATCAACGGCATTGGCGAACGGGCAGGTAATGCAGCCCTCGAAGAACTGGTTATGGCCATGCATGTGCGCCGCGCCTTCTACAACCCCTTCCTCGGTCGCCCCGCCGACTCGGAAGCGCCCCTGACCAACATCGACACCCGCCAGATCTACAAGACCTCGCGGCTGGTGTCGAACCTGACCGGCATGTTTGTGCAGCCCAACAAGGCGATCGTGGGAGCCAATGCCTTTGCCCACGAGTCGGGCATCCACCAAGACGGCGTACTCAAAAACAAGCTCACCTACGAGATCATGGATGCCACCTCCATCGGTCTCACCGACAACCAGATCGTGCTGGGCAAGCATTCAGGCCGCAACGCTTTTCGCACCCGCCTGCAAGAACTGGGCTACGATCTC is a genomic window of Nodosilinea sp. E11 containing:
- a CDS encoding chlorophyll a/b-binding protein; this encodes MVQDSANSAPPNPEGSGVPPEPTPGFGWTRYAERINGRFAMVGFVALLLLELVTGQTFFSWLGLR
- a CDS encoding 2-isopropylmalate synthase → MSNPPSPDRILIFDTTLRDGEQSPGATLNVEEKLVIAKQLARLGVDIIEAGFPFASPGDFEAVQKIAREVGTDTGPTICGLARATKGDIERAGEAIKPAAKGRIHTFLATSDIHMQYKLRKSREEVLAIAPEMVAYAKTFTDDVEFSPEDAGRSDPEFLYQVLEAAIAAGATTVNIPDTVGYLTPSEFGGLIRGIKANVPNIDQAVISVHGHNDLGLAVANFLEAVKAGARQLECTINGIGERAGNAALEELVMAMHVRRAFYNPFLGRPADSEAPLTNIDTRQIYKTSRLVSNLTGMFVQPNKAIVGANAFAHESGIHQDGVLKNKLTYEIMDATSIGLTDNQIVLGKHSGRNAFRTRLQELGYDLDDQALNRAFLRFKELADKKKEITDWDIESIVNDETQQSPEHFHLDLVQVSCGDSAKPTATVTIRTPDGQELMDAAIGTGPVDAVYRAINRVVDIPNELIEFSVQSVTAGIDALGEVTIRVRHEDRVFSGHAANTDIVVASAHAYLHALNRLYTALQNGQSVHPQRDAVAASL
- a CDS encoding DUF3318 domain-containing protein: MAVVNPNAEIGRLRELMPATARMKTKLMLNERQLDVIKAEFPRPWQQTHAVSINLDRWHQLSVAERDLLFLRTVCWVTLANVLKPNWYQALAGAGLAGGVVELAQGDAVGVLAAAGVAALAGWQIWRGVTGPQIDIAADDKAVQVAQRRGYDQAQAAEALIRAIEAVPPLEGRQVLTVNELIRCQNLRVQTGRSEFSVPESYLR